The following proteins are encoded in a genomic region of Phragmites australis chromosome 9, lpPhrAust1.1, whole genome shotgun sequence:
- the LOC133928265 gene encoding WAT1-related protein At5g64700-like, giving the protein MDASKKAYVVAVIIQLIYTGMYVVSKAAFNQGMNTYVFIFYRQAAATVLLLPLAIVLERRNAPPMSFWLFLKLFVYALLGSTVSMNLYNISLKYTSATVASATSNSVPVVTFLLAVLLRLEVVRLRSPSGMAKAVGVALCLAGVLTIALYTGPSMSPVNHHRAFTGSEHHETSNSSSKGTWIKGTFLMLLSNATWSLWIVLQASLLKEYPNKLLATLVQCLLSTIQSFLLAVAVERDLAAWKLQLDIGLLAVAYSGFVVTGVSFYLQAWCIEKRGPVFLAMSNPLGLLLTIFCSSFFLGEIVHLGSLLGGALLVGGLYSVLWGKSKDHPHPDKEALKHQASSGNNDDDEKQQQQQQEDKKLKDLFTMEMEASPLHHQV; this is encoded by the exons ATGGATGCAAGCAAGAAGGCGTATGTGGTTGCCGTCATCATACAGCTGATCTACACCGGCATGTACGTCGTCTCCAAGGCGGCATTCAACCAAGGGATGAACACCTACGTGTTCATCTTCTACCGCCAGGCAGCTGCCACTGTTCTATTGCTGCCTCTTGCCATTGTTCTCGAAAG GAGGAACGCACCACCCATGTCATTTTGGTTGTTTCTGAAGCTATTCGTGTATGCTTTACTTGG AAGTACAGTGAGTATGAATCTATACAACATAAGCCTCAAGTACACCTCAGCAACAGTGGCATCGGCAACAAGCAACTCTGTTCCAGTGGTGACCTTCCTTCTGGCAGTCCTGTTAAG GTTGGAAGTGGTAAGGTTGAGAAGCCCATCAGGGATGGCCAAGGCTGTCGGCGTGGCGTTGTGTCTGGCCGGGGTCTTGACCATCGCCTTGTACACGGGGCCATCGATGAGCCCAGTAAATCACCACCGTGCCTTTACCGGCAGCGAGCATCATGAGACTAGCAATAGCAGCAGCAAAGGGACATGGATCAAAGGAACGTTCCTGATGCTCCTCTCCAACGCAACCTGGTCCCTCTGGATCGTCCTGCAG GCTTCGTTGCTCAAGGAGTACCCGAACAAGCTGCTGGCGACTCTGGTGCAGTGCCTGCTGAGCACCATCCAGTCCTTCctgctcgccgtcgccgtcgagaGGGACCTCGCCGCGTGGAAGCTGCAGCTCGACATCGGCCTTCTTGCGGTCGCATACTCC GGCTTCGTTGTGACGGGGGTGTCGTTCTACCTTCAGGCGTGGTGCATTGAGAAGAGAGGCCCCGTGTTCCTCGCCATGTCCAACCCGCTGGGcctcctcctcaccatcttctgctcctccttcttcctcggcGAGATCGTCCACCTCGGCAGCCTCCTCGGCGGAGCACTCCTCGTCGGAGGACTCTACAGCGTCCTCTGGGGCAAAAGCAAGGACCATCCTCACCCTGATAAGGAGGCACTGAAACACCAGGCCAGCAGTGGCaacaacgacgacgacgagaagcagcagcagcagcagcaagaggaTAAGAAACTCAAGGACTTGTTTACAATGGAAATGGAGGCATCACCACTACATCATCAAGTCTGA
- the LOC133928267 gene encoding V-type proton ATPase 16 kDa proteolipid subunit-like produces the protein MASTFSGDETAPFFGFLGAAAALVFSCMGAAYGTAKSGVGVASMGVMRPELVMKSIVPVVMAGVLGIYGLIIAVIISTGINPKAKPYFLFDGYAHLSSGLACGLAGLAAGMAIGIVGDAGVRANAQQPKLFVGMILILIFAEALALYGLIVGIILSSRAGQSRAD, from the exons atggcctccaccttCAGCGGCGACGAGACCGCCCCCTTCTTCGGCTTCctcggagccgccgccgcactCGTTTTCTCAT GCATGGGCGCCGCCTACGGCACGGCCAAGAGCGGCGTTGGCGTCGCTTCCATGGGGGTCATGCGCCCCGAGCTCGTCATGAAGTCCATCGTCCCCGTCGTCATGGCCGGAGTCCTCGGCATCTACGGCCTCATCATCGCCGTCATCATCTCCACCGGGATCAACCCCAAGGCCAAGCCCTACTTCCTCTTCGACGGATACGCGCACCTCTCCTCCGGACTCGCCTGCGGCCTCGCGGGGCTCGCCGCGGGAATGGCGATCGGCATCGTCGGAGACGCGGGAGTCAG GGCGAATGCACAGCAGCCAAAGTTGTTTGTGGGCATGATTCTGATCCTCATCTTCGCCGAAGCTCTTGCTCTGTACGGCCTCATCGTTGGTATCATCCTCTCCTCTCGTGCTGGCCAATCTCGCGCCGATTAG